The Streptomyces sp. NBC_00162 sequence TCGTCATCGACGCCTCACACCTTCTCCAGGGCGAACCCGGCTCTGATCCACCGGCTGGACTCCACGCACAGGGCGAGTGCGCGCTCCCCGGGGGCGAACTTCGGGAACAGCCGCTCGAGTTGCAGGAACGGCAGGGCGTTGCCCGTGTTTCCGGTCTCGGAGACGCAGGAGATCTCCTGTGCGGAGGAGTCCGGCAGCCGCTCCAGGATGCGCCCGGTCATCCGCTCGGAGAGCTGGGGCGGCAGCAGGTAGCCGATGTCGTCCAGGCCCCAGCCGAGTCCGCCGAGCAGCTCCCAGAGGATCTCCACGGTGATCGACGGGACGTGCTCCTCGATCGCCTTGTAGTCCTCGGCCAGCATCCGCCGCTCCGCGTGGCGGTCGGTGGTCCCGTACCAGTCCAGCACCTGTCCGGGCGGACGGCCCTGTCCCGTCCAGGAGTTCAGCACCGCCCGTACGGCCACCCGCTCGCCCTCGGGCTCGTCGGTGAGCACGGCGGCTCCCGCTCCGTCGCCGAACAGGACGTGGTTGACCAGCTCCTCGGTGGCCATCCGGGCGGTGTCCCGCCGGGGCGACAGGAACCGGTGGGTGACGTCGCCGCCGAGGATCAGCCCGGCCCGACGACCGCCGAGGACCAGGGTGCGGCCGAGGTCGAGGGCCTGGACCGCCCCGGAGCAGCCCGACTGGAGCTGGAAGACCGGCAGGTGGCCGAGGTCCAGCCGGTCGGCGACCTCGCTCGCGGTGGTGGGCAGGAGCAGGTCGGGGGTCGCGGTCGCGAGGACCAGGAACTCCATGTCGGCGGGGTCGAGTCCGGAGGCGTCCAGGGCCTGGGCGCCGGCCTCGGCGCACAGGTCGGCGAGGGAGCCGCGGACCTCTCCGGTCACCGGGTCCCAGCCGAAGTGGCGGGTCCTGGTGCCGACGAAGAGGTCGATCCACTCGGCGCTCACCCCCAGCAGCCGGCCGAGCGCGGCGTTGTCCACCGGGTCCCCGGGCAGGGCCGTACCGGCGGCCGCCAGGTAGACGGCGCGGCCCGTCATGCCGACCTCGCCGTGATCAGGCCGCCGAGGAACTCGGCGAGCGAACCGACCGATCGCAGCGCGGGCAGCATCTGCTGGACGGACACCTCTCCGACGCGCGGCAGCCGGGCCTCCACCCGGTTCTTGAGCTGCATGATCATCACGGAGTCGAAGCCGAGGTCCTCGTGGAAGCGGGCCTCGCGCACCACGCGCTCCGGGGGGTACCCGCCGACTTCGGTGACCGCCTGGACCACCGCGAGCAGCACCGGGTCGCCCGCGTCGCGGGCGGGTGCGGAGGCGGGGGCGGGGGCGGGGGCGGCCTGGGGGTCCTGCCGCTCCGGCAGCCGCTCCCCGGCCGGAGCCTGAGCCGGAGCCGTCGCCGCGCGCAGCGGCGCGCGCCGGTCCCAGTAGCGCTGCGCCGAGGAGAAGACGTACGGGCTCATCTGCTCGACGACCCGGTGCTCGGGTGCGTACAGCTCCTCCCACACCGGATCGAGTCCGCAGCGGTGGAGGGCGGCGACGGTCTCGGCGAGGTCCCGGCCGGTGGCCTCGGGGCCCGGCGCGGGGTGCAGGAACTCGGCTCCCGGCGCCCGGCCGCCCCGGGCGGCGAGCTGGAGGAGCTGGGTGCGCGGGCCGATCTCGATCAGATGGGTGGGGGCGATGTCCGAGACGAGCGCTCTCAGCGCGGTGTCCATGAGCACGGGCTCCTCGATCTGGTCCGCCCAGTAGTCGGCGTCCATGGGTTCGTGGTGCAGCATCCGGCCGTGCCGGGTCGAGGCCACCGGCACGGCGGGCTGCGCACACCGCACCGCCTCGGTGCGCAGCTTCGCGGCGGCCGGGGCCATCAGGGGCGAGTGGAAGGCGTACGGGGCGGGCAGCTCCCTGACCCGTACGCCGCGCCCGGTGAGCTCCTTGCCGATCCTGGCCAGTGCGGCCGACGGCCCGGAGAGCACGGTGTCCGCCGGGCCGTTCAGCGCGGCCACGACGGCGTCCGGCTCCCCCGCCAGGATCCCGGCGAGCTCCTCGGGAGCGGTGGCTACGGCGAGCATGCCGCCGCCGGGGGGCAGTTCGCCCGTCAGCGCGCCGCGCCGGACGACCAGGCGGGCGGCCTCGTCCAGCTCGAGGGTGCCCGCGGTCACGGCCGCCGCGTACTCGCCCAGGCTGTGGCCGAGGACGGCGGCCGGGACGATCCCTAGCGCCGTGAGGGTGCGGGCCAGGGCGTAGCCGACGGCGAACAGGGCGGGCTGCGCGAACTCGGGGCGGTGCACCCGATCGTCGCCGCCGAGGATCAGGTCGCGCACCGAGGTGCCCAGGGGGGCGGCGAGGGCCTCGTCGGCCTCGTCGAGATGGCGGCGGTAGGCCGCCGACTCGCGGTGCAGCCGCGCCGTCATGCCCGGGAACTCGCTGCCCTGCCCGGTGAACAGGAAGGCCACCACCGGCCTGCCCCACGGGCGCCCGCCGAGCCCGGCCGGATCCTGGGCGGCCGCGCCGCGCAGCGCGGAGACGAGCTCGTCGGTGTCGCGGACGGTGACCGCGAACCGGTGCGGCAGGCCGGTCTTGATGCGGTTGCTGCTCCAGCACAGGGCGGCGGCGCCGCCGCGCGGCCGCCTGGCGACCGCCTCCGCCTGGGCGGCGAGGTTGCGGCGCAGTCCTTCGGGGGTGTCGCCGCTGACGGTGAACACGCCGACGGCCCCGCGGGCGGCGCCCGTACGGGCCTTGGGCATTGCGGCCGCGGTGCGGCGGGGCAGCCGGGGGGCCGAGCCGAGGACGGCATGGGCGTTGGTGCCGCCCATGCCGAAGCTGCTCACCCCGGCGAGGCTCTCGCCGCGCGGCAGCCGCATCGGGGACTTCAGCAGCCGCAGGCCCCGTTCGCCGAGCCGCAGCCGCGGGTTCTCGCGCTCGGCGAAGGGGCTGGCGGGGACCATGCGGTGGTGCAGGGCGAGGGCGGTCTTGATGAGTCCGGCGATGCCCGCCGCACCCTCGGTGTGCCCCAGGTTGCCCTTCACGGAGCCGAGCGCGCAGGGCGCGTCGCGCGCGATGCCGTGCAGCGCGCCGAGCGCCGCGCACTCGATGGCGTCGCCGAGTACGGTGCCGGTGCCGTGCGCCTCCAGGAACGCGACGCGGTCCGGGGTGATGCCGGCGCGCCGGTAGGCGGAGTTCAGCACCCGCTGCTGCGACCAGCGGTTGGGGGCGATGACCCCGTTGCTGCGACCGTCCTGGTTGACGGCGCTGCCGCGCAGTACGGCGTAGATCCGCTGTCCCTCGGCCAGGGCGTCGTCCAGCCTGCGCAGGACGACCAGGCCCACGCCGTCGCTGCGGCCGATCCCGTCGGCGTCGGCGCTGAAGGGTTTGCAGCGGCCGTCGTGGGCGGCCAGGCCGAGCTGTCCGTAGACCATGCCCATGGACGGCGAGAGCACGATGTTGGCGCCGCCGGCGAGGGCGGTGTCGCACTCCCCGGCCAGCAGGGAGTTGGCGGCGAGGTGGACGGCGACGAGCGAGGAGGAGCAGGCCGTGTCGACGGCGAGGCTGGGGCCGGTGAGGTTGAAGTGGTAGGAGATCCGGTTGGCCGCCATCCCGGCGCTGCTGCCGGCGCCGAGCAGCGGGGTGACCTGCGCGAGGTCGCTCATGGTCAGGCGGCCCCACTCGCCGCCCATCATGCCGATGAACACCCCGGTCTCGGTGCCCGCCAGTTCGCCGGGGGCTCGGCCCGAGTCCTCGAGGGCGCGCCAGGCGCAGGGCAGCAGCAGCCGCTGGTGCGGGTCCATCGCGGCGGCCTCGCGCGGGGTGACGGAGAAGAAGTCACTGTCGAAGACATCGACGTCG is a genomic window containing:
- a CDS encoding 3-oxoacyl-ACP synthase III family protein, translating into MTGRAVYLAAAGTALPGDPVDNAALGRLLGVSAEWIDLFVGTRTRHFGWDPVTGEVRGSLADLCAEAGAQALDASGLDPADMEFLVLATATPDLLLPTTASEVADRLDLGHLPVFQLQSGCSGAVQALDLGRTLVLGGRRAGLILGGDVTHRFLSPRRDTARMATEELVNHVLFGDGAGAAVLTDEPEGERVAVRAVLNSWTGQGRPPGQVLDWYGTTDRHAERRMLAEDYKAIEEHVPSITVEILWELLGGLGWGLDDIGYLLPPQLSERMTGRILERLPDSSAQEISCVSETGNTGNALPFLQLERLFPKFAPGERALALCVESSRWIRAGFALEKV
- a CDS encoding type I polyketide synthase, with translation MGDIAVVGIDCAFPGAAGVQAYWDLLMRGGAGTGPVPAQRWEAQDFPAVSGRGGFIDDVDVFDSDFFSVTPREAAAMDPHQRLLLPCAWRALEDSGRAPGELAGTETGVFIGMMGGEWGRLTMSDLAQVTPLLGAGSSAGMAANRISYHFNLTGPSLAVDTACSSSLVAVHLAANSLLAGECDTALAGGANIVLSPSMGMVYGQLGLAAHDGRCKPFSADADGIGRSDGVGLVVLRRLDDALAEGQRIYAVLRGSAVNQDGRSNGVIAPNRWSQQRVLNSAYRRAGITPDRVAFLEAHGTGTVLGDAIECAALGALHGIARDAPCALGSVKGNLGHTEGAAGIAGLIKTALALHHRMVPASPFAERENPRLRLGERGLRLLKSPMRLPRGESLAGVSSFGMGGTNAHAVLGSAPRLPRRTAAAMPKARTGAARGAVGVFTVSGDTPEGLRRNLAAQAEAVARRPRGGAAALCWSSNRIKTGLPHRFAVTVRDTDELVSALRGAAAQDPAGLGGRPWGRPVVAFLFTGQGSEFPGMTARLHRESAAYRRHLDEADEALAAPLGTSVRDLILGGDDRVHRPEFAQPALFAVGYALARTLTALGIVPAAVLGHSLGEYAAAVTAGTLELDEAARLVVRRGALTGELPPGGGMLAVATAPEELAGILAGEPDAVVAALNGPADTVLSGPSAALARIGKELTGRGVRVRELPAPYAFHSPLMAPAAAKLRTEAVRCAQPAVPVASTRHGRMLHHEPMDADYWADQIEEPVLMDTALRALVSDIAPTHLIEIGPRTQLLQLAARGGRAPGAEFLHPAPGPEATGRDLAETVAALHRCGLDPVWEELYAPEHRVVEQMSPYVFSSAQRYWDRRAPLRAATAPAQAPAGERLPERQDPQAAPAPAPASAPARDAGDPVLLAVVQAVTEVGGYPPERVVREARFHEDLGFDSVMIMQLKNRVEARLPRVGEVSVQQMLPALRSVGSLAEFLGGLITARSA